TACAGccggagtttctgcatggttctgaaagGATTCTCGTCTTTtcattaaagcagtgtcaaaagatgtTTCTTTCTCAAAGTACAGTATCCAGATATCTCTTTAAAGCAGGGATTCCTGATTGCTAACAAAAttcaacagtggattgagagcggagatgGTTCTTTTTGTTGTATCCATGGAAATAAAGATGGCAGTTAAGGTTTGCTGTATTAATTTGCATTGTTTAAGCGGTAAGCTATTTTCTTGCATgatattaaagatattttaatactgtgttagtaataatgtTTATTTTGAtctatcatagccctgttttttgtgaaatcactcctggagcgtggTATCCTTTCCTCACGGTCTTAGaatattaaaattaaatattgggctTTCTGTCAAGTATCATGattactgttggggtctggtctgggatcataacatAGCACACAGAGGGTCTGAAAACTGATGAAGCCACTCATTCTAATTCCATTAATTGTTTTATGGGGAAGGGTGACTTTCCTAGTTCCTCCCAGACACTCTGGGCGAACTGGTTAAAACACTCTTGCAATGATTCCCCAGTCCTTTCCCAGTTGCTTAATTACCAATTTGGAAGATGCATTTCATTGCAACACAAAGTCAATATTTACACCTTGCAGAGTATGCACCATTGTTTGACATGAAATGTAAATTTGAATTATGTGGTCATGGCACATGTCACAGAGGAAGGTAGAAACTGTTGCACGTTGTGTATTGGAACTGTTGTGCATTGCACATTTACAAATTTTATCAATCAAGTGTATTCTGGGAGAAGGAAACTAGTTAGATAATGGGTAGAATCGTAACCCGATCCGGAGgtggcaggagtcggccatctggcccctcgagcctgctccaccattcaatgagatcatggctgatcttttgtggactcagctccactttccggcccgaacaccatatcccttattttattcttcaaaaaactatctttatcttaaaaacatttaatgaaggcgcctcaactggttcactgggcaaggaattccatagattcacaacccttttggtgaagaaattcctcctatgctcagtcctaaatctacttccccttattttgaggctataccccctagttctgctttcaaacaccagtggaaaaaacctgcccgcatctatcctatctattcccttcataattttttatgtttctataaatccttctaaattccaacgagttcagtcccagtttactcaacctctcctcgtaatccaaccccttcagctctgggattaacctagtgaatctcctctgcacacccaccagcgccagtacatcctttctcaagtaaggagaccaaaactgaacacaatactccaggtgtggcctcactaacaccttatacaattgcagcataacctccctagtcttcaactccatccctcgagcaatgaaggacaaaacttctttcgccttcttaatcacctgttgcacctgtaaaccaacttattgcgactcatgcactagcacacccaggtctctctgcacagtagcatgttttaatattttatcatttaaataataatctcttttgctgttattcctaccaaaatggatagcttcacatttgttaacattgtattccatctgccagaccctagcccattcacttagcctattgaaatccctctgcagacttccagtatcctctgcactttttgctttaccactcatcttagtgtcgtctgcaaacttggacacattgcacttggtcccccccccccccaactccaaatcatctatgtaaattctgaacaattgtgagcccaacactgatccctgagggacaccactagctactgattgccaaccagagaaacacccattaatccccactctttgctttctattaattaaccaatcctctatccatgctactactttccccttaatgccatgcatctttatcttgcgcaacaaccttgtgtggcaccttgtcaaaggctttctggaaatctagatataccacatccattggcttccgcatctaccgcactggtaatgtccacaaaaaattccactaaattagttaggcacgatctgccctttatgaacccatgctgcgcctgcccaatgggacaatttccatccagatgcctcgctatttcttccttgatgttagattccaacatcttccctactactgaagttaagctaactggcctataattacccgctttctgcctacctccttttttaaacagtggtgtcacgtttgctaatttccaatccgccaggaccaccccagtgtcttgtgaattttggtaaattatcacgagtgcatttgcaatttccctagccgtctcttttagcactctgggatgcattacatcagggccaggagacttgtctacctagaGTTGAGACCTCTTCTACAATGGGTGGAAATTCTGCTCATTTGTGCCATTCACCGACCAATCCAATATCAGTCATGGAGCCACTGATGACACAGAAGCTATTTGACCCACTTATTCCATGTGGAGTGATGGCTCATCACTTTTTCCAAATTTCTTGTGATTAAATTATTGACGTTCACTTCAAAGCGGAAAATATccagggcaccgggggggggggggggggggggggggcgtgtggtgggtgGGGAGTGGCGTTAAGACATTGGGTGCTGGGGCGGGTGGGCTGGATCAGATGAATCTGCTGATTCTTTCACAGAGCTAGCGATTTGATGGTCAATCGACACTTGGAGAAAACATTTCGATGAACATCGGGGACACTCTGAAAGATCTCGACACGTCTCTACACAGCTCTTGCCAAAAGGCGCTGTCGTTCAATCCTTTGTCGCAAAAGACATCCAGCCCCCAACGTAAATGAACAGGCAGCAACTCACCCACTATTGCCACACTGCAGCTAACAGAAGCTGTCATACCAttcttcaatctcccagtcagtgtgtACTCTCCAATATCCTCCTCCTGAAAGCAGCTGACGTTCAAATTCCCTGCAGCCAAAGAGTGTCGACCATCTTGCATGATCGGTTCGCCATTGCGCTTCCACTGAAATTCAACTCCTTTCACCATTCCACGGGCCATGTGAGGGTCCCACACGATGCTGCTGGAATCAAGCAGCTCTGATACGTCCAGGGTGAAGGTGACGCTTCCTCCAGGTGGAAGTGGGGTTGCTGGAATCACAACCGCTGCAGTGGCAGAACAAAAACAGAATGGACAGGGCAACGTTAATACACAAGAGTCTGTGGCACAACTGGTGATGACGTTGGActgagtaatccagaggctcagtgTATtgcccggggaggggaggggatgggaggggggtgtggggggaagcaGCAGATCAAATAGAAAGTAGCGGGAATTAAATTCAAATAATTCTGGGACAAAAATTAGTCATGAACTGGTCAAGCTAGTTCAATAATTATCAATTTTTATAAACACCTATCTGGTTcaccatagcaagaggatttgagtataggaatagggatgctttactgcaattgtgtagataaaggtaaggtaaagttgcgatagtcccagatgaccatgggctgtttTCTCCTTTAACacaaagagctgactggtggtgactttttaagaatgtaaatttagagtacccaattcatttttttctaattcaggggcaatttagtgtggtcaatccaccgatcctgcacatctttgctttgtggggatgaaacccatgcaaacaaggggagaatgtgcaaactccacacagtcagtgacccagagccgggatcgaaccagggacctcggcgccgtggggcagcaatgctaaccactgcgcctccatgctgcactaactggtggtgacttaacctgaggatcagcacaccacagatcaggggcaaggttgagaaggtgggccttcataggGCATTGGTGTAGCCACAGCTGGggttttgtgtgcagttttggtgtccttagctGAGGTAGCATGTTCTTGCTATTGAAGGGGTGCAGCATTGGCGGGACTGTAATAGGCCGAGAttaagtgggttaggattatattcatacgAGTTGTGAAGAGTGAGTAGGATctaatagaaacgtataaaattctaacagggttagacaggttcagaaagaatgttcccgatggtgaggaagTTCAGAACAAGGGGCCATAGTTTGAGAGTAAAGGATAaaccatttaggacggagatgaatagaaatttcttcatccagagagcggCGAATCTGTGGAATATACTGCCACAAAAAGTACTTAAGGACCAAACGTTGtataattagatatagctcttggcatGAAGGGATCAAGgtgtatgggggaaggcaggatcaggatattgaatttgctaatcagccatgatcataatgagtggaaACGCAGGCTTGAAGTGCTgagtgtgctcaccaagctgcagccatttcagcagcagctgcaggaggcaacacatctctgcaaataaagcctcgattactctctactctcgtcgtaattgataatgtattaccgtccttacctggtctggcctacatgtgattcctaaCCCACTCAGCAACATTAAGTTGAATCTTAACTGCCGGCTGTGAAACCCAATCCCCCTAAGTTACTTGGTCTTTTGAGCCAAATAGAAAAACAGATTGTTTTATTTAGCAACTCACCTCGAAAAACAATAAGTTTGATTCTTGTAACGTGCGAGGTACCTGCACGCTCAACGACTACGCAGGTGTAGACTCCGCCGTCCTTCAGTGATGGCGTGAACGACAGAGAGAAATCTCTTGCTCCAAAGCAGTCGGTTTTGGCAAAGGCAATGTGGGGAGGTCCACTGGAGATGCACCGGGAGTTGGAGTTGTTAACCATGCTTATCATGGCCTTGGTGCGTCTGGAATCATCCGCCCACTGCCAACTCGCCATCACGGGGTCCTCAAAGTGGTTAACACAACGAAGCAACACGGCGGTAGAATCGGTGGAAATGACATCAGCCTCCTCCTGAGAGGAATCTGCACATAAGAATTAAGAAGGTGAGACAGGGTTTAAAGGCACACCGAATCTCTCTTCCACAACTGTGCAATGTGGACAGAAGTCTTGCACAACGTTGTGAAAGATTCCTCTTCCCATGCGCCAACCCTGAAAATGGAAGTTGAAGTTACAACTGAGAGCAAGTGCCCGCGCACATCAAGTGGTCTTTCGGCAGCCCAGAGACCCTCAGTGAGCTGAGAGGCTCGCCGGCTGTTCCCAACAGCCAATGGTGTTCGCTCGCGGCTCTGTCAATGTTTGTGATTTGATTTGTCTCCCTTGTTTAGAATGGTGTCAAGTTTTTAATTTCATTGTACTGTTGGCTGTttcttgttttatgtatttgttttGTACCTTACGTtgtctttttttacacagaggaactGTTATGCAACTAAAATATACCCAATGACCAATGAAACACCACATATTCGAACTTATTGAATAAAATAACCTGCAGTCTTTAATATGATATTTACTATGAGTTATcccgcaaaacaaaagcagtttgtGCCCAGTTCCACCAATATGTCCTGTTAACTCTAGTGCAGCATTGGAATAAAAAAAATGCTGCATTGATAGTTGTGCTGACTCTGTTAATTGATGGATGGATCGCTAGAGATAAAGGCggacggagagacagacagagcgacagagagagacatcgATGAAGGAAATATCAGGACGTTGACAAGATGGTCAGTTGGTAGTCGTACCTGGAGAACTAGTTAGCAAGATGAGTAAAACCCAGAAGTAAGAAGCCATTTTCCTCACTGTCCTCGACAAGATGCAAGGGTTCCAGCTGTCAGCTGCTTATTGCACAAGGGGCCAATCCTGTTTGTGTTGTGCAAGTGTGCTGGAGTCGAATTGCGATTTAATATCCGCTCTTCTCCGCACCCAGAGCTGGAAGACTGTCACTTTGCTGAAACTCTGCCCGGTATTGAACTGAACTCCAAACTCCTGGGAGTGAGACATCCCGACTGGAATCTCTCAGGAAATGCCGTGAGTTTAAAGTTGTCTTTAGTTAGTGAGGTAAAAGTCATCACTGGCCAGTGTGAACTGTGTTTTAATTCTATTCCTGGCATGTGGccgtggctgggccagcatttgttgccgattCCTAACAGTCCTTGAACTGAGTAACTTgcgcagccatttcagagggcgcttACTATGAACTTCTGCGCACTTGGAGAACCAGGTGGGTTAGTTTTTACGACAGTTGATGATGGTTGCATAGTCCCCATTAGCCTTCGCATTTCAtgtgttttaaaaacaaaattcaaatttcaccatatcTCCTCgtgggattcaaactcgggtccccTTGGGCCATGGCACGGTGAAGACGTTGGGGTTGGGTGGTTTGGGTCAGCTGGTTCTTTCAAAGATTTAGCACAcacacaatgagctgaatggcctccatctagtGTGTGTTGATGTGGTTCCTAATACCGTGTGGAAGCACCATCACCCCCTAAGTCATGGGCATAAGTTTGCCAGGATAGCAGAGGGGAATCTCAAGAGTTTGAGTGCTAGGGGCACTCGGGCAGTCAAGGTGGGTTGTGTACCGACACCGTCCCCTTCAGCAGAATATTTGTGGCAAAGGGCACTTTGTATTGTTGATGACTGATATTGCCTGATCTGGGCTATTTTGGGGGGCAAGTCTTGGGCGAGTCGAAAGTGTCCGAGAACGCGCATGTGGGAATGTTATTTTGGCTGATAGAATGTAATGCAGGATATGGAATTGATCGCTCAGTACACACTCAACTTTCCATCCTTATGAAATCAAAGTGATCTCGGGTCGTGGGTACTGTACCCCATGGGCTGAGTGTCTGACGTGGGATCGTACATGGTAAATATCAAGGATATTGCTTTCTATCAAAGGGGATGCGGTGGCAGTGTGTTGGTTATTGCCAGTGGTCTAATGACTCGAGACCCAGGGAATTGTCATGGCTTCGAATCTCACCATGCCaggtggtgagatttgaattcgatAGAAAATCTGGGGCGGTGGCATTTACTAATGgtcatcaaaacccatctggttcatgagtgtccttcagggaagggaatttgCCACCCggcctgtgactccagaccaatgacaatctggttgactcttcaatgcccctCTGAAATGACCAAGCCATGGTGGAGGGAAATTAGGTcaccgctggcccagccagtaatatCCACATCGTCTGCACTGTTTTTGAAATGTCCTTCCTCAAAAGCAAtgtaagcagaatctttgaatatttttaaggcaggtggatagattcttggtcaacaagagggtgaaaggttatcagggggttAGGGGAGGAATAGGCAGGATGTGGATTTGAGgttgctatcagatcagccatgatcttactaaatggtggagcaggcccgaggggctgaatggcctattcttgctccttGTAGGTATGTTTGCAAGTTACCTTTTTACAATGAAAAGAATTTTAGCCAGGGAGCATGAAGTGACGAAGAGCTCCTGCAGAGGCCCTGCTGATAGAATAAAGGCAAGTGAGTAACACGGTTTCACCTCGTTGTGCATCTGGAGAGAGATGGGATAGtttttgtcgaggttcatccccgagcagctccgtgacgcaggactctgtgctctgtgGGCTGTTCCCAGggccacacactgagacaaacatcagctgctgctggaggactgtcaactcggtgaaagacactctttggtctGTCCAAAACCTGTTGATCTGTCCAAAACCTGTTGTTCTGTCCCTGACACAGTGTTGCAGACTGACACATTCCAAAGCACAGGGCCAAGTACTGAGGGAGGCAGTAAAGCTTGGGACAGCCgccgcagaggcacaatggaggaaggtcaCACTCAAGGGTGCTCCCGCCATAGCTGACTGACGCCATGCAAACCGTGTAATGCCCCTTGGGCTGCATGCACCAGGGAATgtttgacatgaaatgaaaatgtagACAGTAAATGGAATATGCAGGGCCAAATGCATTGAGACCCTTCGCGTATTGTATCGGATGAAACTGATCAGTGTTGCACTTTAGACCATATCAAATTTGAACTTTTATGCAATTTAGCTTTGCAAATTTTTTGAAGTACATATTCAGAGAGGAAACACTGAAGGAATGGTGAAAGTGGGTGTCAGGATGGCACTTCCGCAATTAATGTGTGCAATGACcccttcacccacccccacccactgatCCACAAATGTGGGCCCATGATGAATCATAAACAttctctttttttataaatttagagtacccaattgtttaattttttccaattgagggccaattcacctaaactgcacatctttgggttgtgagggtgaaacccacgcagataatgaATCATAAACATGTCAGATGTCACAAAGCAGAAAGTTTATGTTTAGAAAAGGAAAATCGGTGTCAGCAACAACTCAGCTGGGGAGAGAAGCATGGAAATGGGGAAGCTGTGGTCAACACAGGCAAAAAATGCAACCTTCTTCACCGTTGCCAATCCCAATCTGAATAAAGCTGCTTCAGACCAAAGATCTGTCATGCACTTTAACCATTTCACCATTCAGAAGTAGCATCTCCTCCCAGGGTTCATCATCCCCAAAGTGAAAGGGTGACATTGACCGTAAATGTATCCCGTATGCAGAACCTTTACTGCAGAGTGGCCAGGTGGCAATGTTGGTAGGCTAATAATCTCAAGACTGTGCCTTTCCCCACCCccaaacagtggcacagtggtattgtcactggacgagttatccagagacccaggtaatgctctggagatctgggttcaaatcccacctcggcagatggtgaaatttgaattcaacaaatatctggaattaaaagctgaaagatgaccatgaaaccatggctGATTGTCTTAAAAAAAACATCTGATTCACTAGTGTCCTTTCGGGAAAGAATTCTGCCACCCTCagctcatgtgactccagacccacagtagtgTGGATGActgttaaatgtcctctgaaatggtttgGCCAGCCATtcggttcaagggaaattagggatgatcaataaatgctagcccagccagtgatgcccacatcccatgagtgaattttTTAAAGAATCATCTGATTAACTTGTGATTCTTttgggagggaaatctgctgtctttacctggtctgacttACATGCGAGTCAAGGCCCACACAGCAATGAGACTGGTTCTTCCTAACTGCCACCCCCCACTGAACTGGGGCCACACTTTCAGAagtatgtgattgcactagagagggtgcagaggagattcaccatgctgctgcctgggctggagggtttcagctatgaagagaggttggatagtctgagtttgttttccttagagcagagggaggcaaggtggcagtggttagcactgctgcctcacagcagcagggacccaggttaaattccagccttggatgactctgtgtggagtttgcatattctccccatgtctgagtgggttttctccgggtgctccggtttcctcccacagttcaaagatgtgcagtttaggtgaattggccatgcttaggtggtgttacagggctAGGCactaccgtgctaaatgggatagattttgaacatgcctagcaactcaagactgggcatccatgaggcactgtgggccatcagcagcagcagaattgtattcaatcacaatctgcaatTTCATGGCCTGACATATTCCCCACTccaccattatcccccactccaccatttccatcaagccaagggatcaaccctggttcaatgaagagtacaggagagcatgccagggataacatcaggcataccgaaaaatgtgtcgacctggtgaagctacaacacaggactacttgtgtgccaaacaccataagcagcaagtaatagacagagcgaagcaattccacaacaaacacatcagatctaagctctgtagtcctgccacatccagtcgtgaatggtgctggtcaattaaacaactcactggaggaggaggctccacaaatatccctatcctcaatgatggaggagcccagaacaaatgtgcaaaaggcaaggctgaaggattcgcaacaatcttcagccagaatgccgagtgaatgatccatctcggtctcctccggaggtctccagcatcacagatgtcagtcttcagccaatacaattcactccacgtgatatcaagaaatggctgaaggcactggatactgcaaaagctatgagccctgacaatatcctggcaatattactgaagacttgtgctccagaacttgccacacccctagccaagctgttccagtacagctacaacactggcatctacctggcaatgtgaaaagttgcccaggtgtgtactgtacacaagaaacaggacaaatccaacctcctCAATTACCACActatcagcacagtgggtgtagctatacctcaaggactgcagcggttcaagaaggcaactcaccatcaccttctgaatgtcaactaggaatgggcaataaatgctggtctaaccagcgacgctcacatcctgtaaatgaattttaaaaaaggatggcggagtgggcctaggtatggtgctctttcagaatggcctccttctgcgctgtagggattctatgattctcaggctGAGGGATGACCTTTGAGGGCCGAGGTATACAAAATTAAGAGGGCTAAAGATACGGTAGGTAGCAAGAATCTTTTCCCCTTAGTAGGGAGGCTATTAACCAATGGGAATAGATTAAAgcaaggagcaggaggtttagagggggtttgaggaaaatctttttcaatcggaggatgggggggatctggaaagcactgcctgaaaaggtggtagagcTAGGAACCCTCACGATATTTAAGCAGCATTTAAATGAGcagttgaaatgccatagcatataaGACAATAGACAAAGTGCTGGAGAATGGGGTTAGAAGAGTAGGTGCTTGATTGCCGGCGCCGATGTGATGGGCTGTAGGGCCTCTTTCAGTGCTGTAAAACCCTACCACCAGGCCGAGCCAGTTACGCGGATGTCCAACAGCAATACAGGAGAAAGCAGACGGCCTGGATGAGCAGGACAGCGTGGTTCAAGATGGTAGCTGACCACCCCTGAAAATAAATTGGCAAAGGGCGTGCGATCTATGACTTGTGCCAGAGCTGTGGTGTCTGCAGAATGTGGCCGAGGCAACTTGTAAACTGCTAACAACACCGCCTTCCCTTGCGGCCTCGAAAACGCAATGAGGAGAACCAGGCGGCCATTCTTGCACTCAGAATGTGTTCCATTGACCCTCGCATCCAAACGTGAAATGGCATCTCTTAGCTTCAGGTAACAACCACCAGAATTTCTGAGAGACATTGTAAGTGATCTGaataagacaaaaaaaaaacaacctcccatg
The window above is part of the Scyliorhinus torazame isolate Kashiwa2021f chromosome 12, sScyTor2.1, whole genome shotgun sequence genome. Proteins encoded here:
- the LOC140386569 gene encoding uncharacterized protein isoform X3, with amino-acid sequence MASYFWVLLILLTSSPDSSQEEADVISTDSTAVLLRCVNHFEDPVMASWQWADDSRRTKAMISMVNNSNSRCISSGPPHIAFAKTDCFGARDFSLSFTPSLKDGGVYTCVVVERAGTSHVTRIKLIVFRAVVIPATPLPPGGSVTFTLDVSELLDSSSIVWDPHMARGMVKGVEFQWKRNGEPIMQDGRHSLAAGNLNVSCFQEEDIGEYTLTGRLKNGMTASVSCSVAIVESSSHSPIIVCVILAIIGVVCLITTVILIYRRCTPILQEQPAVTYVNVPLPGGHSNQDNPASDSAYMSLNLNEQSLYSQLH
- the LOC140386569 gene encoding uncharacterized protein isoform X1, which translates into the protein MASYFWVLLILLTSSPDSSQEEADVISTDSTAVLLRCVNHFEDPVMASWQWADDSRRTKAMISMVNNSNSRCISSGPPHIAFAKTDCFGARDFSLSFTPSLKDGGVYTCVVVERAGTSHVTRIKLIVFRAVVIPATPLPPGGSVTFTLDVSELLDSSSIVWDPHMARGMVKGVEFQWKRNGEPIMQDGRHSLAAGNLNVSCFQEEDIGEYTLTGRLKNGMTASVSCSVAIVESSSHSPIIVCVILAIIGVVCLITTVILIYRRCTPILQEQPAVTYVNVPLPGGHSNQDNPASDSAYMSLNLNEQSLYSQLHCTR
- the LOC140386569 gene encoding uncharacterized protein isoform X2; the encoded protein is MASYFWVLLILLTSSPDSSQEEADVISTDSTAVLLRCVNHFEDPVMASWQWADDSRRTKAMISMVNNSNSRCISSGPPHIAFAKTDCFGARDFSLSFTPSLKDGGVYTCVVVERAGTSHVTRIKLIVFRAVVIPATPLPPGGSVTFTLDVSELLDSSSIVWDPHMARGMVKGVEFQWKRNGEPIMQDGRHSLAAGNLNVSCFQEEDIGEYTLTGRLKNGMTASVSCSVAIVESSSHSPIIVCVILAIIGVVCLITTVILIYRRCTPILQEQPVTYVNVPLPGGHSNQDNPASDSAYMSLNLNEQSLYSQLHCTR
- the LOC140386569 gene encoding uncharacterized protein isoform X4 — translated: MASYFWVLLILLTSSPDSSQEEADVISTDSTAVLLRCVNHFEDPVMASWQWADDSRRTKAMISMVNNSNSRCISSGPPHIAFAKTDCFGARDFSLSFTPSLKDGGVYTCVVVERAGTSHVTRIKLIVFRAVVIPATPLPPGGSVTFTLDVSELLDSSSIVWDPHMARGMVKGVEFQWKRNGEPIMQDGRHSLAAGNLNVSCFQEEDIGEYTLTGRLKNESSSHSPIIVCVILAIIGVVCLITTVILIYRRCTPILQEQPAVTYVNVPLPGGHSNQDNPASDSAYMSLNLNEQSLYSQLHCTR